Genomic DNA from Desulfobaculum bizertense DSM 18034:
GGAATTCAAACTCGATGAGGATACGTAAGGGAATCATTCCCTTACGCGGGGTCCGGGGCTGGCCCCGGTTTTCTTCCCACCCACCGCTCCAGCACTACCGCGCTGGGCAGACCCCCAATTTTCCCCACTCGCTCATCTGCCCACCCAGTCCTCACGGACTGAGGCAATTCTCCCACAAAAAACATTAATAAATGAATCTAGCCCTGTGGAAAACTTTTTCTTTTGGAGGCCGGGCGGAGGTGCTAAAAAGGGAGAATGAGCTATAAAATTTTTGTAACAGGCGGCTGCCGTAGCGGGAAGAGCGACTACGCGCAGGGGCTTGCAGACCGGATAGGAAAAAAAAAGGTGTACCTTGCGACATCGCAGGCGCTGGATGATGAAATGCGGGCAAGAATCAAAAGCCACCAAGAGAAACGCGGCCCTGAGTGGGAGACCTGTGAAGAGCCGATAGAGGTAGTGGACGCCCTGAAAAAGCTTGCACCTGAAACAGACGTCATCATGCTGGACTGCATGACGCTCTGGACAACGAACTGCCTGCTTGCGGAAATGAGTGACGAAGAGATCTTGCAGCGAGCTAATGCGCTGGCTCAGGCCTTTGTCGCATGCCCTGTCTCTGTGGTCATTGTCTCCAATGAAGTGGGCCTTGGCATCGTCCCCGACAACAAGCTTGCTCGCCGCTTCCGCGATCTTGCTGGTGCTGTAAATCAGAAAATAGCCGCGGCAGCAGATGACGTTATCCTCTCTGTGAGCGGAATTCCTGTCGCCATAAAAGGCAGTTTACCGAAAATATAACCTTTCGTATTACGAAACGTATTTCAACATCCCTTTTTTCAAGGTGCAACGACCTTTAGCTTCTAGGCATTTTGAGCAGTCGGAAAGAACATCTAGGCGCAAAACGCCTGTATACTCTGCCACCCTTTTGCGTATATATAAGGTAATGCTCTGGGTGCTAGGAAGACTCGTACAAATGCTTCACGATTTCACCTAAAAAGCACAATTTCTGAAAGAAATTTTGAAAAATCGCGCAAAGGTGATTGACATTTATTCGGAAGCCGCCTAGTTATCTCTCTCGCTGCTTGTGAGCAGTTTTGAAAAAGATCCGTCGGGATGTAGCGCAGTCTGGCAGCGCACTTGAATGGGGTTCAAGGGGCCGGAGGTTCAAATCCTCTCATCCCGACCACGATGAGATCACAGCGGGTACGCTTACGCGGCCCGCTTTTTCAAAAAAAAACGCCATCGCGCTTCACCAGACCTTGAAGCCACTTACCCCAAGTGAGATGCCGTAAGCCCATATAGCTCAGTAGGTAGAGCGCATCCTTGGTAAGGATGAGGTCAGCAGTTCAATTCTGCTTATGGGCTCCATTTCGAAGCTTCGCCCTGTATCGGCAACGATACAGGGCTTTTTTTTTGGTTACGAGACGCCGTCTCGTGCTCTGCAAGGGCGCAGTTTTATTGGGGCGCTGCCCCAACCCCTGCAAGGGGCGCCGCCCCTTGACCCCGCCCAAGGACGAGGCCCTTGGGAATCCCGATTTCGCCCGAAATAAAAAGGGACCGAAATGTGATGAGAGCTATGCTCTCCCCTCCATTTCGGTCCCCTTTTTTTCGGCCTAGTGGGCATTTCCCGAACGCGTGTTCTTCTGCCTTTTCCAGACCGCACTTATTCCTTTTGAACGCCGAAAGGCGTTCAAAAGGAATGGTGGCAACTCACGGGAAAGAGAAAGAGGCTCTTTTCGTTTTCTCACCCAAGTTTGAATTTGGTTCACGCGAAGCGTGAACCAAATTCAAACTCGATGAGGATACGTAAGGGAATCATTCCCTTACGCGGGGTCCGGGGCTGGCCCCGGTTTTCTTCCCACCCGCCCATCCAGCACTACCGCGCTGGGGCTGGCCCCGGTCTTCTTCCCACCCACCCATCCAGCACTTCGTGCTGGACAGGTCCCCAATTTTCCCCACTCACTTAATGAGCACGAATTCCCATTTTTCTCATTTTGCTTCGCAGGGTGTTCGGATTGAGCTGAAGAAGCTCGGCGGCGCCGCCCGCACCGCTAATTTTCCCTTGAGCTTGAACGAGTGCGGCCTGAATAGCCTCACGAATCGTGTCATCCAAGGGTTTTATAACGGGCGGAAGAGCGGAAGAAGAGAAAGAGTTATCATCTGGTGCCCCTTCATGCTCAAAAGAAGAAAGTCCTAACTTCGAAGCCAGATGAAGCTTGGGAAGATGCTGCTCAAGAACAGCTTCGACACGGGCATCAATGGTTTTCTCGAAATAACTCTGACTCTCTTCGGGCGCGATGTACCAGCCTTCATCCTGAGGAAGAAGCTCTTCAAGATAGAGGGGACCTTGAGGTGAAAGCGTAATGCCACGCTTCACAAGATTCTCAAGCTCGCGCACATTTCCGGGCCAAGAATACTTGAGGAGACGATCTACCGTCTTGCTGGGGAGCTGCGGCAATCCATCAAGCCCAAGCTCATCACAAACGCGCTTCATGAAGGAGTAAATCAGGGCAGGAAT
This window encodes:
- the cobU gene encoding bifunctional adenosylcobinamide kinase/adenosylcobinamide-phosphate guanylyltransferase, which codes for MSYKIFVTGGCRSGKSDYAQGLADRIGKKKVYLATSQALDDEMRARIKSHQEKRGPEWETCEEPIEVVDALKKLAPETDVIMLDCMTLWTTNCLLAEMSDEEILQRANALAQAFVACPVSVVIVSNEVGLGIVPDNKLARRFRDLAGAVNQKIAAAADDVILSVSGIPVAIKGSLPKI